The DNA sequence CGACGTGCATCTGACGTGGGAGAACGAGGCGATCAACGAGGTCGACGCCAACAAGGGTGAACTCGAGATCGTCTATCCGCCGGTGAGCATCCGCGCCGAACCCGCGGTCGCCTGGGTGGACGCCAACCTGAACGACCCCAAGCGGACCGCGATTGCCAAGGCGTACCTGGAGTACCTCTTCACCGACGAGGCGCAGGAAGTCGCCGCACAGCGCGGCTACCGTCCGATCAAGCCCGAAATCCTTGCCCGCCACAGCAATACACTGCCCGAAATCAACCTGTTCCCCATCACCGCGATCGCGTCCAGTTGGGACGACGCACGGCAGAAGTTCTTCTCGGACAACGGAATCTACGAGACCATCCCCCGCACCACCAACCGGGGCACCACCACCTTCGCCTCCGACAGACAAGGACGCTAGATGCCGTCGGCACTGCGAGTATTCGAGAATTACGACGCCATCAAAGCCCGTCGCGACATCATCGCCGGTCTGACGGTGGCGGCGATATCACTGCCCCAGGCCATGGCCTACGCGCTCATCGCCGGGGTCGATCCGAAATACGGTGTCTACTCCGCGATCGTCGTCGCGGCCATCGCATCGATCTTCGGGTCCTCATCGCATCTGATCAATGGACCCACCAGCGCCATCTCACTGCTGGTGTTCAGCTCGCTGGCATTCCTGGATCCGGAGAACCGAACCGGACTGTTCGAGGCACTGTTCCTGCTGGGCGTGCTGGTCGGTGCGATTCAGATCCTCATCGCCGTCTTCAAGCTCGGCGACCTCACCCGGTACATCTCCGAATCCGTCGTCATCGGATTCATGGCAAGCGCCGCACTCCTGCTGGCCATCGGCCAGCTGGCCAACGTTATCGGCGTGCGCGACAAGGGAGATGGGCATATGCAGGTGCTGCAACGCGCCTGGCTCACCCTGTTTCACGGCGATGCCGTGAACTACCGCGCAGTGATCTTGAGCGGCTCGGCGGTGGTGTTGGCCGTACTCCTGCGCCGGTTGGTCCAGCGCTATGGCCTGCCACAGATCGACATGCTGCTGGTGCTTATCGTCACGGCCGTCATCGCCTACGCGTACGGCTGGTCGGTACCGGATGGCACGGGACATACCGACGTGAAGATCTCGGGCAAGATCCCCGCCAGCCTTCCGGAGTTCCACATTCCCGAGGTCCAGGTGAGCACGCTGGGCGAGCTGTCGCACGGCGCGTTGGCCATTGCGTTCATCGGCCTGATCGAGGCGTTGTCGATAGCCAAGGCCATCGCTCATCACACCGGGCAGCAGATCGACTACAACCGCCAGATCCTCGCCGAGGGTCTGGCCAACCTGGCCGGCGGCTTCTTCCAGAGCCTGCCCGGCTCGGGTTCGTTGTCCCGGTCGGCGATCAACTACCAGTCCGGTGCGGCGACAAGGTTCTCCGGAATCGTCAGCGCCGCAACCGTAACCATCGCGCTCTTGCTATTCGCTCCACTACTCCGATACATCCCGCAGGCGGCGCTGGCGGGTCTGCTGCTGGTCACGGCGGTGCGACTGGTGGACTTCCGGCGGCTCGCGTACGCGGTGAAGGCGTCGAGGTATGACGCCGGGCTGGTCATCATCACGGCGGTGGTCGGTGTGGCCGTGGACCTGGATACCGCGGTGCTGGTGGGTGTGGTGCTCTCGATCCTGTTGTTCGTACCGCGTGCGGCCAAGCTCAAGGCCGCCGAGCTCATCGTCACCGACGAGGGTGTCATCCGCGAGCGGACCCCCCAGGACAGCTCAGACGACACCGGCAGTCCGGTCCGCAGGTCTTCCCCCGTCATCTACGACCTCGAAGGGGAGCTGTTCTTCGGTGCGGCACCCGAACTCGACCGCTACCTCGACGCGCTCCACGCGAGGATCCGCGACGAGAATCTGAAGGTCGTGATCCTGAGGCTGAAGCGGGTGCGTCACCCCGACGTGGTCTGCATCGAACGTCTCGAACACTTCATCAAGGAGCAGCAGGGGCTCGGCGTGACCGTCCTACTCGCCGGGGTGCGCCCGGATTCGCTTGCGCTGCTGCAGAACATCGGATTCACCCAATGGCTCCCGGCCGAGCAGGTGTTCCCGGAGGAGGACCGGGAATTCTCGGCGACGCTACGCGCTGTTCGGTACGCGCAGAACCGATTGGATGAAACACCGTCGGCCCCGACGACTCACCAGGACAAGCTCTACTACCTGGTGTGACGGCTAGGCGCGTTTGGCCACCGGCTCATCACGAGGACGGCCACGCAGACCACGCCAACCGAGGTTGAGCAGCGTGTCCTTCGCGCTCTCGACCTTGATATCGCCGGTCGCCACCCGGGACGCTACGGCCTCGCCACCGCCGACGAGAGCGACGGCCATGGCGTCGTAGTCGGTCTCGGGGTCGATCTCCGGCGAAGCAGCCTTGATCAGACGCGCCACCAGTTCGATGATCCGGTCACGCCCCTCGCGTACCTGTTTGGCGAACAGCTGCGTGCTGGTGGCCTGTCCGTAAATCACGATCCAGGACGCCCGGTGGGTGTCGACGTAGTTGAGAAACGATACGACGGTGGTGCTCAACACGTCTCGTGGCGATTTCGTCAGGTCGATATCGCCGCGCACCGCCTCGACGAACCTGCCGAGTTCGCGGCGAAGACACGCCACGAAGAGGTCTTCCTTGGAGCCGTAGTACAGATAGAGCATCGGCTTGGAAATCTTGGCCGCCGCGGCGATGGCGTCCATCGAGGTGTCCCGGAAGCCGTTGAGCGCGAACTCCTCCACAGCGGCATCCAGCATCTGCTGCTCC is a window from the Mycobacteroides salmoniphilum genome containing:
- a CDS encoding SulP family inorganic anion transporter; translation: MPSALRVFENYDAIKARRDIIAGLTVAAISLPQAMAYALIAGVDPKYGVYSAIVVAAIASIFGSSSHLINGPTSAISLLVFSSLAFLDPENRTGLFEALFLLGVLVGAIQILIAVFKLGDLTRYISESVVIGFMASAALLLAIGQLANVIGVRDKGDGHMQVLQRAWLTLFHGDAVNYRAVILSGSAVVLAVLLRRLVQRYGLPQIDMLLVLIVTAVIAYAYGWSVPDGTGHTDVKISGKIPASLPEFHIPEVQVSTLGELSHGALAIAFIGLIEALSIAKAIAHHTGQQIDYNRQILAEGLANLAGGFFQSLPGSGSLSRSAINYQSGAATRFSGIVSAATVTIALLLFAPLLRYIPQAALAGLLLVTAVRLVDFRRLAYAVKASRYDAGLVIITAVVGVAVDLDTAVLVGVVLSILLFVPRAAKLKAAELIVTDEGVIRERTPQDSSDDTGSPVRRSSPVIYDLEGELFFGAAPELDRYLDALHARIRDENLKVVILRLKRVRHPDVVCIERLEHFIKEQQGLGVTVLLAGVRPDSLALLQNIGFTQWLPAEQVFPEEDREFSATLRAVRYAQNRLDETPSAPTTHQDKLYYLV
- a CDS encoding TetR/AcrR family transcriptional regulator, with amino-acid sequence MAGGTKRLPRAVREQQMLDAAVEEFALNGFRDTSMDAIAAAAKISKPMLYLYYGSKEDLFVACLRRELGRFVEAVRGDIDLTKSPRDVLSTTVVSFLNYVDTHRASWIVIYGQATSTQLFAKQVREGRDRIIELVARLIKAASPEIDPETDYDAMAVALVGGGEAVASRVATGDIKVESAKDTLLNLGWRGLRGRPRDEPVAKRA